Proteins found in one Clostridium kluyveri DSM 555 genomic segment:
- a CDS encoding AEC family transporter, producing MVVLNALESVFSIVLMISTGFFLCHKGWFDENTSKLFSKIVCNLAIPCLMISQFNESFDRHKLITLGRGVFVPFTSMAICYLIAVVVSKIIKVKKGRIGAFRSMFFVSNSIFIGLPVNISLFGTQSVPDVLLYYIANTAFFWTIGSYEISRDGEYGNAHIFSFDTLKRIMSAPLLSFILSVALVLLDVHLPKFILDTFRYFGNLTTPLAMLFIGITIYSVNLKQFKFSIDMLVLFLGRFLISPMTAYILCALSGTPSLMKKVFVIQAAMPAMTNTAVVSKNYNADYEYASINVVITTVSSMLIIPIYMLLLS from the coding sequence ATGGTAGTTTTAAACGCTTTAGAAAGTGTATTTAGTATTGTCTTGATGATTTCTACAGGATTTTTTTTATGTCATAAAGGATGGTTTGATGAAAATACCTCTAAACTTTTTTCCAAAATAGTATGTAATCTAGCTATCCCTTGCCTTATGATATCTCAATTTAATGAAAGTTTTGACAGACATAAATTGATTACTCTTGGCAGAGGGGTATTTGTTCCATTTACATCTATGGCAATTTGTTATTTGATTGCTGTGGTAGTTTCTAAAATTATCAAAGTAAAAAAAGGACGAATAGGTGCCTTTAGATCCATGTTCTTTGTATCTAATTCTATATTTATTGGACTTCCAGTAAATATATCTTTATTTGGAACACAAAGTGTACCTGATGTTTTACTATATTACATAGCAAATACCGCTTTTTTTTGGACTATTGGCTCCTATGAAATAAGCAGAGATGGAGAATACGGGAATGCACATATATTTTCTTTTGATACACTGAAGAGAATTATGTCCGCCCCCCTTTTAAGCTTTATCCTGTCAGTTGCACTAGTTTTATTGGATGTTCATCTTCCAAAATTTATCCTGGATACTTTCAGGTATTTCGGCAATTTAACTACCCCTTTAGCTATGCTATTTATAGGGATAACCATTTACTCTGTTAATTTGAAACAATTTAAGTTTAGTATTGACATGTTAGTATTATTTTTAGGAAGATTTCTCATTTCACCAATGACAGCTTATATACTGTGTGCCCTTTCAGGTACTCCTTCACTTATGAAGAAAGTATTTGTTATACAAGCTGCCATGCCAGCAATGACCAATACTGCTGTAGTTTCAAAGAACTATAATGCGGATTATGAATACGCATCTATAAATGTAGTAATAACCACAGTTTCCAGCATGTTGATTATTCCCATTTATATGCTGCTATTAAGCTGA
- a CDS encoding APC family permease: protein MSLKLGNLLDNLTGKRLKTEEIAQEKFNVFWGLPIMSSDAISSVAYAGEEILWKLIPIIGILSYNYMLYVSLCIVFLMFMLTFSYRQTIDAYPEGGGSYIVAKDNFGRNTGLVAGASLIIDYILTVAVSASASTAAITSAVPALLSHKVAITLILIIFLVIGNLRGIRESSKLFGVPTYLFIFSILFMILWGIIKVHFGGYVPKPVYNVPAVSGEVTWFLLLNAFAAGCTALTGIEAVSNGVPSFKEPSQKHAKTVLLLLSLIVLMVFGGISYLATLYHAVPNSKVTVVAQISHQIFGGNIMFYVIQCTTAIILIMASNTAFTGLPLLLAFIAKDGYAPRQFTKRGKRLSYSNGIIVLGVLSSILVIIFKGDTHFLLPLYAVGVFISFTLSQFGMFTRWIRNKGRGWKYRAVINGVGGLLTFITTIIIGVTRFKHGAWIVFILIPALVYIMLKINEHYRKVAKQLKLSVDEMPKKVNFSEQKRYVIVPIDTLNKSFLKALNYARTISKNIIIFHVSIDGESTNKLLKKWDEYDIDIPIVVKKSSYRSVIGPLVKFIESEEYYAGPEDTVTVVIPQFVITKWWGNILHNQTALLIKTILLKRRNIAIVTIPYIIDEC from the coding sequence ATGAGCTTGAAGTTAGGTAATTTATTAGATAATTTAACAGGTAAAAGACTAAAAACTGAAGAGATAGCACAAGAAAAGTTTAATGTATTTTGGGGGCTGCCTATAATGTCCAGCGATGCAATTTCTTCAGTAGCTTATGCCGGGGAAGAAATATTATGGAAGCTTATTCCTATTATTGGTATATTGTCATATAATTATATGCTTTATGTGTCATTATGTATTGTGTTTTTAATGTTTATGCTTACGTTTTCATATAGACAAACTATTGATGCCTATCCAGAAGGGGGAGGCTCCTATATTGTAGCAAAGGATAATTTTGGAAGAAATACAGGGCTTGTAGCAGGAGCCTCTTTAATTATAGATTATATATTAACTGTAGCTGTAAGTGCCTCAGCAAGTACTGCAGCCATAACTTCTGCTGTACCTGCCCTACTCTCTCATAAAGTAGCCATAACTTTGATACTTATAATATTTCTGGTTATTGGGAATTTAAGAGGTATAAGAGAATCTTCAAAATTATTTGGTGTTCCCACATATTTATTTATATTTTCAATATTGTTTATGATTTTATGGGGAATAATTAAAGTACACTTTGGAGGGTATGTTCCAAAACCCGTTTACAATGTACCTGCTGTTTCAGGAGAGGTAACCTGGTTTTTACTTTTAAATGCTTTTGCAGCAGGATGTACTGCATTAACAGGTATAGAGGCAGTAAGTAATGGTGTGCCAAGTTTTAAAGAACCTTCTCAAAAACATGCTAAAACTGTGCTGCTGCTTCTATCATTGATAGTGCTTATGGTTTTTGGGGGAATTTCATACCTGGCTACACTTTATCATGCTGTTCCAAATTCAAAAGTAACTGTAGTTGCCCAGATTTCACACCAAATATTTGGGGGCAATATCATGTTTTATGTAATACAATGTACTACGGCAATTATACTTATCATGGCCAGCAATACTGCTTTTACTGGATTGCCGCTTTTACTGGCATTTATAGCTAAGGACGGGTATGCTCCAAGACAATTTACAAAGAGGGGAAAAAGACTTAGTTATTCTAATGGTATAATAGTACTTGGGGTATTGTCATCTATACTGGTTATAATATTTAAAGGAGATACTCATTTTCTATTGCCTCTTTATGCGGTAGGAGTGTTTATATCATTTACATTGTCTCAATTTGGCATGTTTACAAGATGGATTAGAAATAAGGGGAGAGGATGGAAGTATAGAGCTGTTATAAATGGAGTAGGAGGATTATTAACTTTCATTACAACCATTATTATAGGAGTGACTAGATTTAAACACGGTGCATGGATAGTTTTTATACTTATACCTGCATTAGTTTATATAATGCTGAAAATAAATGAACACTATAGAAAGGTTGCGAAACAGTTAAAGTTGTCTGTGGATGAAATGCCTAAAAAAGTTAATTTTTCGGAGCAGAAAAGATATGTAATAGTTCCTATAGATACCTTAAACAAATCATTTTTAAAGGCTTTAAATTATGCAAGAACTATATCTAAAAATATAATAATATTTCATGTCTCCATAGATGGCGAAAGTACCAATAAGCTTTTAAAAAAATGGGATGAGTATGATATTGACATACCTATAGTTGTAAAAAAATCTTCCTATAGGAGTGTTATAGGACCACTTGTTAAATTTATAGAGTCAGAGGAATATTATGCGGGGCCTGAAGATACGGTAACTGTTGTAATACCGCAGTTTGTCATCACCAAATGGTGGGGTAACATACTCCATAATCAAACTGCACTATTGATTAAAACCATACTTTTAAAGAGAAGAAATATAGCTATAGTTACCATACCTTATATAATAGATGAATGTTAG